A portion of the Parasteatoda tepidariorum isolate YZ-2023 chromosome 5, CAS_Ptep_4.0, whole genome shotgun sequence genome contains these proteins:
- the LOC107445982 gene encoding dentin sialophosphoprotein codes for MSQFDRNNSNHLGARSKIKVSADSNSRKGKKKGQNGNWGEKKLWEGSNASSKSSRNASMDTWDQTPTNACNGAWNKKDSWEESMRKKKETPTLWNSIEQDFPSLGGSQKKSQRNVWTERQQKFEEVKSLQPTSEAEEQKMIQIALEMSKLDVRSDEANRKRLEEEYRMQEEMLKLDPDYFKEFVPEDLCNVDSNFQSEGYATAEQKGFAQDYNSSNNNNWDTWNDYSNYGVKNNSSSKDTSGCESIWDDCSRETTKSESQNSKQKDYESIWGEVDDTSSSNWNSYSDTKPKENVATKSSSNYNSVDSFDDSPFKTSQKHKMKTATKNSDDWNDYSGSGNLKNSTARNGSSFRSGNHQADSKDKSQNSWNDTSDSGSKKTSKNSSSYKNDNHWDDSADKSHKQSTKNSSKKSDEWDAWDNGVDSNNSDNTDARYKRNYSNFEDTSIDEKKPASVGFKVTSDKFNSNSDKIDKSISKADNKKSSSSGKKSTEDIKKVVDLFGGWGSASDYSRKPNANAKSENNLLNSTENSDYEYKNAYHHKVTKEQSENLSAVASQSPAKLTMQNSSIKSKSFINSDKGLEEVVELKLSEDNESAKESQNSYFNRQISPILEESSEAKNNSLVTGDHLTAPAAKTSDFVKSDVLTSNVSNLNIYEHNTINSESLNESNSLVNESLPTNSSSVYIHSPKPASESLEFGGISKPIESYLTPEFVEPSTLNTHSSNLNNITINETSQLNKSNDDQVESPFNNSPLVLPPTDLPSESPINPLLPIHPMTGGFINPNMMSGMNPSMVPGLDPSMMPGMNPMMVAGMNPLLMQQMLFLSNPFLASQFRAMEMYYRSMGMATVPQGMFPPQMCSTPGLNGSSFPNATDNSCDINTINAPVPPNNCDIDTNSPLINPPIYTPNNKLSFALNDDGDSSSHILKYDPDDADSLLQQFLDPCDNDNFIPPPVMPKSRSGNPANKQIPSFTPEACKPVNSHASSSVDPAECKDNIGNKNTNDSYFSNSGASWNGTVSAKEPIAVKPESNGWGDFEDSNGIKCNWNDEVDGWGNENYTSKAMGNPSKYDSKKRSVNRQPSSQPSFSRYKK; via the exons atgTCCCAGTTTGATAGAAATAACTCAAATCATCTTGGAGCAAGGAGCAAAATTAAGGTTTCTGCTGATTCAAACtcaagaaaaggaaagaaaaaaggaCAAAACGGCAATTGG ggtGAGAAAAAGCTCTGGGAGGGTTCAAATGCAAGCAGCAAAAGCTCTAGAAATGCAAGCATGGACACTTGGGATCAGACTCCAACTAATGCCTGCAATGGTGCATGG aataaaaaagattCTTGGGAAGAATCtatgaggaagaaaaaagaaactccTACACTATGGAATAGTATTGAGCAAGATTTTCCATCTTTAG GAGGTTCTCAGAAAAAATCTCAAAGAAACGTCTGGACAGAACGCCagcaaaaatttgaagaagttAAAAGTTTACAACCCACAAGTGAAGCTGAAGAgcaaaaaatgattcaaattgCTTTAGAAATGAGTAAACTTGATGTGAGAAGTGACGAAGCAAACCGAAa gCGATTAGAAGAAGAATATCGGATGCAagaagaaatgttaaaattggaCCCAGATTACTTCAAAGAATTTGTTCCTGAAGATTTGTGCAATGTTGATAGTAATTTCCAATCAGAAGGATATGCAACAGCTGAGCAAAAGGGTTTTGCTCAAGATTATAattcatcaaataataataattgggaTACTTGGAatgattattcaaattatgGAGTGAAGAACAACTCATCTTCTAAAGACACTTCAGGTTGCGAAAGTATCTGGGACGATTGCTCTCGTGAAACAACTAAATCTGAGTCACAAAATTCAAAGCAGAAAGATTATGAAAGTATTTGGGGTGAGGTTGATGATACAAGTTCAAGCAATTGGAATAGCTATTCGGATACTAAACCTAAAGAAAACGTTGCCACTAAAAGTTCTTCGAATTATAACAGTGTGGATAGTTTTGATGATTCTCCTTTTAAAACATCTcagaaacataaaatgaaaactgcCACTAAAAATTCTGATGATTGGAATGATTATTCAGGttcaggaaatttaaaaaattcaactgcTAGAAATGGTTCTAGTTTCAGAAGTGGTAATCATCAGGCTGACTCAAAAGATAAATCACAAAATAGCTGGAACGATACTTCTGACTCTGGTAgcaaaaaaacttctaaaaattcaTCAAGTTACAAAAATGACAATCATTGGGATGATTCCGCTGATAAATCACATAAACAATCGACAAAGAATTCATCcaaaaaatctgatgaatggGATGCTTGGGATAATGGTGTAGATTctaataattctgataatacAGATGCTAGATATAAAAGGAATTACTCTAATTTTGAAGATACTTCAATCGATGAAAAGAAACCTGCATCAGTAGGATTTAAAGTGACTAGTGATAAGTTTAATAGTAATTctgataaaatagataaaagcaTTTCAAAGGCAGATAATAAAAAGTCATCTAGTTCTGGCAAAAAATCAacagaagatattaaaaaagtagttgaTTTGTTTGGAGGATGGGGATCGGCATCAGATTATTCTAGAAAACCCAATGCAAATGCTAAAAGTGAAAATAACCTACTAAATTCTACAGAAAACTCTGactatgaatataaaaatgcataccATCATAAAGTTACTAAAGAACAATCTGAAAATCTTTCAGCTGTAGCTTCCCAAAGCCCAGCTAAGCTTACAATGCAAAATAGTTCTATAAAAtctaaatcttttataaattctgaTAAAGGATTGGAAGAAGTGGTCGAACTGAAGCTCTCTGAGGATAATGAATCTGCTAAAGAATctcaaaattcttatttcaacAGACAAATTAGTCCTATTTTGGAGGAAAGTTCTGaagctaaaaataattctttagtaACAGGTGACCACTTAACAGCGCCAGCTGCAAAAACATCAGATTTTGTAAAATCTGATGTACTTACTTCAAATGtttccaatttaaatatttatgagcaTAACACAATTAACTCAGAGTCTTTAAATGAATCGAACTCATTAGTGAATGAAAGTCTTCCCACCAATTCAAGTTCTGTTTATATCCATTCTCCAAAGCCAGCTTCTGAGTCACTTGAGTTTGGTGGCATTTCAAAACCAATTGAATCTTACTTGACCCCAGAATTTGTTGAGCCTTCAACTCTTAATACCCACTCTAGTAATTTGAATAACATCACCATAAATGAAACATCGCAATTGAATAAATCTAATGATGACCAAGTCGAGTCCCCCTTTAATAATTCACCCTTAGTGTTGCCACCAACTGATCTCCCTTCAGAATCACCTATTAATCCATTACTTCCCATCCACCCAATGACAGGCGGCTTTATTAATCCTAATATGATGTCTGGAATGAATCCAAGTATGGTGCCTGGATTAGATCCAAGTATGATGCCTGGGATGAATCCAATGATGGTAGCTGGAATGAATCCACTCTTGATGCAGCAGATGCTTTTTCTTAGTAATCCTTTTCTTGCTAGTCAATTTCGAGCTATGGAAATGTACTACAGATCGATGGGTATGGCTACTGTGCCGCAAGGCATGTTCCCTCCGCAGATGTGTTCTACTCCAGGCTTAAATGGTAGTTCCTTCCCCAACGCAACAGATAACAGTTGTGACATCAACACTATAAATGCTCCAGTTCCTCCTAATAATTGTGACATTGATACCAATTCTCCATTAATAAATCCGCCAATCTATACTCCAAACAATAAATTAAGCTTTGCTCTAAATGACGATGGGGATTCAAGCTCTCACATTCTAAAATATGATCCCGATGATGCCGATTCATTGCTGCAGCAATTTCTTGACCCTTGTGATAATGATAACTTTATACCACCACCTGTAATGCCCAAATCCCGCAGTGGAAATCCTGCAAACAAGCAGATACCCTCCTTCACGCCTGAAGCATGCAAGCCGGTTAACAGCCATGCAAGTTCATCTGTTGATCCTGCAGAATGTAAAGATAATATTGGCAACAAGAATACAAATGATTCTTACTTTTCTAATTCAGGAGCTTCTTGGAATGGAACTGTTTCTGCCAAAGAACCAATTGCTGTCAAACCTGAAAGCAACGGATGGGGGGACTTCGAAGATTCTAATGGAATAAAATGCAACTGGAATGATGAAGTAGATGGGTggggaaatgaaaattatacctCAAAGGCTATGGGAAACCCTTCCAAATATGATTCGAAGAAACGGAGCGTTAATCGACAGCCATCTAGTCAACCTTCTTTCAGTCGTTACAAGAAATGA